One genomic region from Reichenbachiella ulvae encodes:
- a CDS encoding SusC/RagA family TonB-linked outer membrane protein, whose amino-acid sequence MKDKLLKQLMRRSIGLLLCPLMLCFGLPAWSAPTYDLADVTVSGIVTDDTGEPLPGATVQIKGTNKGTITDVTGKYTISAPEDGTLVFSFIGYEKQEIAVGSRSSIDVQLAMSAESLEEVVVVGYGTMRKKDLTGAIVQVEPEKIANENPNTVQDILRGTPGVSVGYDPSAKGGGSIRIRGQRSVYSDGGHNNPQIILDGMIFYGELSEINPDDIAQIDVLKDASAAAVYGARAANGVLIITTKKGKVGKPVINVTSTVGLTTKSVYRNVFGPDAYMDYREDWYKKDTYGVNATSGEYEAYQTDAIRDMPGFYDSPENLSQYGVSIDDWRAYTTNETGESDESIYAKRLGLEGGVLNDYLAGRTFDWYDHTFRTGVNKDLNVSVSGANDKMNYYMSVGYLKNQGAVQYDDYQAVRSNMKVNGKVTDWLEVGANVNFQDRSDGSLTPGLGENYWDLNQIRNSPYSHYYDLNDDGTLSEELAQFPMGDDVILRGHNYDFDRQFLELEKGYTVLNTMVNAKVKLPFDITYSFNASPRYQWFYDRYFMSADLPLSSPVDRGVNREQTKRFDWSLNNTITWDHFFGDRHHVMLTLVQEAEARQSWQDRIIARNIQPSDALGFHNVSNATMENSSISSYDTRQTADALMARLFYSYDDRYMVTASVRRDGYSAFGQNNPYATFPSIAGAWTFSNENFMLGNDVLSTGKLRLSWGENGNRSLANPYMALANLSSGAGATMGYVVGSGMDEVKYLLVDRLENPNLRWEKTQSWNVGLDYGLFDDRIFGSIEYYSMKTSDMIMNQRLPGFTGFGSITTNLGEVTNKGIEIAINSTNVRNEIFEWNTSFTFSYNKNEIKHLYYEDEDILDEEGNVIGTKEADDIPNGWFIGQPIGAIWNYEVTGIWQADEAEEAALYNQRPGDPKIANNYTADDIDNGDGTFTPVYNDKDKEFLGQTAPPINWQLRNDFTIFKNLNISFNIYSYMGHKSLAYYYLNQDNGGSLITYNYNTFEKDYWTPENPSNEYARLDARAPAGASAGKLYDRSFIRLENISVGYTLPAAWTDRYNIDKVKVYGTIRNVGVWQKDWEYGDPETGGLATRIYSIGLNLTL is encoded by the coding sequence ATGAAAGACAAATTACTCAAGCAATTGATGCGGAGGTCAATTGGGTTATTGTTATGCCCATTGATGCTTTGCTTTGGACTGCCCGCCTGGTCAGCTCCAACTTACGATCTGGCCGATGTTACGGTTTCAGGTATAGTCACCGATGATACAGGGGAGCCTTTGCCGGGAGCCACTGTTCAAATAAAAGGGACTAACAAAGGAACAATTACCGATGTGACTGGTAAGTATACCATAAGTGCCCCAGAAGATGGCACATTGGTGTTTTCGTTTATTGGATATGAAAAACAGGAAATAGCGGTTGGTAGCCGATCTTCCATAGATGTACAGTTGGCTATGAGCGCCGAAAGTCTGGAGGAGGTTGTCGTAGTAGGGTACGGAACCATGAGGAAGAAAGATCTTACTGGGGCTATTGTTCAAGTTGAACCAGAAAAGATCGCCAATGAAAACCCTAACACTGTTCAGGATATTTTGCGTGGTACACCTGGTGTGAGCGTCGGTTATGACCCATCTGCCAAAGGGGGTGGATCTATTCGTATTCGTGGACAGCGTTCAGTCTATTCTGATGGAGGACACAACAATCCTCAGATCATTTTGGATGGTATGATATTTTATGGAGAATTATCAGAGATTAATCCAGATGATATTGCTCAGATCGATGTATTGAAAGATGCATCAGCTGCCGCTGTATACGGTGCTAGAGCTGCTAATGGTGTGCTTATTATTACCACCAAAAAAGGTAAAGTTGGAAAGCCTGTGATTAATGTGACATCAACTGTAGGTCTTACAACCAAAAGTGTCTATAGAAATGTTTTCGGACCAGATGCATACATGGATTACCGAGAAGATTGGTACAAAAAAGATACCTATGGTGTGAATGCAACATCAGGAGAATATGAGGCCTACCAGACAGATGCTATTAGAGATATGCCTGGATTTTATGATTCACCAGAGAATCTATCTCAGTACGGAGTATCGATCGACGATTGGAGAGCATATACAACCAATGAAACAGGAGAATCTGATGAAAGTATATATGCTAAGCGTTTAGGGCTAGAAGGCGGAGTACTTAACGATTACTTGGCTGGAAGAACTTTCGATTGGTATGATCACACTTTCCGTACAGGTGTTAATAAAGACCTGAATGTAAGTGTGTCGGGGGCTAATGACAAAATGAATTACTATATGTCAGTTGGCTATTTGAAAAATCAAGGAGCAGTGCAATATGATGATTATCAGGCTGTACGTTCTAACATGAAGGTGAATGGCAAGGTGACTGACTGGTTGGAAGTAGGTGCTAATGTGAATTTTCAGGACAGAAGTGATGGAAGCCTTACTCCTGGGCTAGGAGAAAATTACTGGGATCTGAACCAGATACGAAATTCTCCATACAGTCATTATTATGATCTAAATGATGATGGGACTCTTTCAGAAGAGTTGGCTCAGTTTCCTATGGGTGACGATGTTATCCTTAGAGGACACAACTATGATTTTGACAGACAGTTTTTGGAGCTTGAAAAGGGATATACTGTGCTCAATACTATGGTGAACGCCAAAGTGAAATTACCTTTTGATATTACCTATTCATTCAACGCATCACCACGTTATCAGTGGTTTTATGACCGCTACTTTATGTCAGCGGATCTACCCTTGTCTAGTCCTGTCGATAGAGGTGTGAACCGTGAACAAACTAAACGATTCGATTGGTCACTTAACAACACCATTACCTGGGATCATTTTTTTGGCGATCGTCATCATGTGATGTTGACATTGGTACAGGAAGCTGAGGCACGTCAGTCTTGGCAAGACAGAATCATAGCACGAAATATCCAACCATCTGATGCTCTTGGTTTTCACAATGTTTCTAATGCCACTATGGAGAATAGTTCTATTTCTTCATATGACACTCGTCAAACTGCCGATGCTTTGATGGCACGTTTGTTCTATTCTTATGACGATCGATATATGGTTACAGCGTCGGTACGTCGCGATGGTTATTCCGCATTTGGTCAAAATAACCCTTACGCTACCTTCCCTTCAATTGCCGGGGCCTGGACTTTCTCCAATGAGAACTTCATGCTCGGAAATGATGTTTTAAGTACGGGTAAATTGCGTCTTTCATGGGGTGAAAACGGGAACAGATCTCTGGCCAACCCTTATATGGCATTGGCCAATTTAAGTTCTGGTGCTGGTGCGACTATGGGTTATGTAGTAGGTAGTGGCATGGACGAAGTGAAATATTTGCTAGTAGATAGATTGGAAAACCCTAACCTACGTTGGGAAAAGACACAATCATGGAATGTTGGATTGGACTATGGTCTGTTTGATGACAGAATTTTTGGTTCAATTGAATATTACAGCATGAAGACGAGTGATATGATCATGAATCAGAGATTGCCTGGATTCACGGGCTTTGGATCCATCACTACTAACCTGGGTGAAGTGACTAATAAGGGGATAGAAATTGCTATCAACTCCACTAATGTCAGAAATGAAATATTTGAGTGGAATACATCATTTACATTTTCTTACAACAAGAATGAAATAAAGCACCTCTATTATGAAGATGAGGATATTCTGGATGAAGAAGGAAATGTGATTGGAACCAAAGAAGCTGATGATATACCTAATGGATGGTTTATCGGTCAGCCTATTGGTGCAATATGGAACTATGAAGTGACAGGTATATGGCAAGCAGATGAGGCAGAAGAAGCTGCGCTGTATAATCAGAGACCTGGAGATCCTAAAATCGCCAACAACTATACGGCTGATGATATAGACAATGGTGATGGTACTTTTACTCCTGTGTATAATGATAAGGATAAGGAGTTCCTTGGACAAACTGCACCTCCAATCAACTGGCAGCTGCGTAATGATTTCACCATTTTTAAGAATTTGAATATTTCATTCAATATTTACTCTTACATGGGGCATAAAAGTCTGGCTTACTATTATTTGAACCAGGATAATGGTGGATCCTTGATTACTTACAATTACAATACTTTCGAAAAGGACTACTGGACTCCAGAAAACCCATCTAATGAATATGCTAGGTTGGATGCAAGAGCTCCTGCAGGAGCCTCTGCTGGGAAACTCTATGATCGTTCATTTATTCGTTTAGAGAACATTTCAGTGGGTTACACACTACCAGCGGCTTGGACCGATAGATATAACATTGATAAGGTGAAAGTCTATGGTACCATACGTAACGTAGGGGTTTGGCAGAAAGACTGGGAATATGGAGACCCAGAGACAGGTGGTCTGGCAACCCGTATTTATTCAATTGGATTAAACCTGACGCTCTAA
- a CDS encoding hybrid sensor histidine kinase/response regulator transcription factor → MKIKIAIISYLLGAWLSVCGQGDRLFIQHKFHRLDESHKLSNNVINDIAQDSLGYIWVATEGGLLRYQGFEFKTYRKDRSNPNSLPHNLVYKVYVDDENQVWALTEQGVAIYSYETDEVFRYLPDQLSVGITSMAKSSDGQYYFGSYTGGLWTGVDSLKNIPLVTTDGKADLSLEGISNIEIGEEYLWISFNLRGMLQYHLKTHEVIYHGLKPSFNLDRAEFYDFIIDQDQVIWIASNLGLLRMKPGEDGAYHYERVLRTLPFDDYLSIHLDDNGQLWLGSRQNGMYTIDAKELTVIQHFEPQSDDSGISHRTISNIFRDNSGLMWLGTHNGGLNDFDPEGEQVRYLTHSPVSSNSLSYESVWGISPSRDGGIWVGTDGKGLNYLDPKTGKIEPKYEEELKNRAILCAFEDNQSRLWLGTYEHGLYMIDAQGHISNFTTRSANSELIGNDIRVVHQTLEGQILIGANGVGLYHFDEEKEEVVMVDGGSGLDIRSIISIDEKLIYLGSFRSGFLRADKTQGGWRIERVKVPQIVGRMVISDIKRYKSKLLLATRENGLVTYDMLSEQFDFFPDQSLLRDIAVSGVALDRQGNVWLTSNSGIYSYNFDTDIVTQFDEMDGVQPGHFNYGSLFISDQGYLVAGGIHGMNLFYTEELLEEPPIVPVIFNELKVLNEKVTPINSDYFESGKSIFLTDKVVLSHTDNVFSLSYSIPGFNIGKQNKFEYKLEGYDTDWQTNNEINEATYRNVPFGHYTFRVKSIYDDKISNSLKVEVATPLWRTWEAYFLFMLVIAFLLWRFIKFNNVRVVLRQQLKFEKELREKDHNVMQEKLRFYTNFSHELKTPLTLIQGPVNDLIKKEKDPEHLYYLQLIKKNTSILLKFIGRMLEFRKVEMNKTIFNIGKHDLNILAQEEAESFGYLAREKGIQFGFYSENNLNAWVDIEKIQIVMNNLLSNAIKFSESGKKVQFGVFKEEEVFVIEVKDQGEGINPSEIDNIFSPFYQASNSVGSGGTGIGLALSKNFVESHGGTIEVESGRDGTVFRVEIPVGKEHLEGKDHVRFISSEPSELLEIEKIAESFVIDGRQETIGDADRVMLVVDDNKDISRYISSLFSSEFKVILAEDGIEAFNQAVSSMPDIIISDMMMPGLDGIGLCKKLKHNIATSHVPIILLTAKNSNKSKIDGFEVGADDYITKPFDSELLKVRVANILSRRKLLHLKYTTGDLVVSKDQQVSKEEEFVLHVEATIISMLSASEFNVPDLCKELGMSQTSLYRKIKSLTDDSIQVFIRKIKIKRAAHLLVSEDLTVAEVAMAMNFSDLKYFRKCFKEQFDMTPSEYKNSRVENSHTI, encoded by the coding sequence ATGAAGATTAAAATTGCTATCATTTCTTATTTGTTGGGGGCTTGGCTTTCAGTGTGTGGACAGGGTGACAGATTGTTCATCCAGCACAAGTTTCATCGACTGGACGAGAGTCACAAGCTGAGCAACAACGTGATCAATGATATTGCTCAGGATTCGCTAGGGTATATTTGGGTGGCTACAGAGGGGGGACTGTTGAGATACCAGGGCTTTGAGTTTAAGACTTATCGAAAGGATAGAAGCAACCCCAATTCTCTGCCGCACAATCTGGTGTACAAGGTTTATGTAGATGACGAAAATCAAGTTTGGGCTTTGACCGAACAGGGGGTGGCTATTTATAGTTATGAGACGGATGAGGTGTTTCGTTATTTGCCGGATCAGCTTAGCGTAGGCATCACATCGATGGCCAAGAGCAGTGATGGCCAGTATTACTTTGGGTCATACACTGGTGGGCTATGGACTGGTGTGGATAGCCTGAAAAACATACCGCTTGTTACCACGGATGGCAAGGCTGACTTATCTCTTGAGGGAATCTCCAATATCGAAATCGGAGAGGAATATTTGTGGATTTCATTCAATTTGAGAGGGATGCTTCAGTACCATCTCAAAACACATGAAGTGATCTACCATGGTCTCAAACCGTCCTTTAACCTGGATAGGGCAGAGTTTTATGATTTCATCATTGATCAGGATCAAGTGATTTGGATCGCGTCTAATCTGGGGCTGTTGCGCATGAAGCCAGGGGAAGATGGAGCTTACCACTATGAACGAGTGCTAAGAACCCTGCCCTTTGATGATTACTTGTCGATACATCTAGATGATAACGGCCAATTATGGCTGGGGAGTCGACAAAATGGTATGTATACCATAGATGCTAAGGAACTGACAGTTATACAGCACTTCGAGCCCCAGTCAGATGATAGTGGGATCTCGCACCGAACTATCAGTAATATATTTAGGGACAATAGTGGCCTGATGTGGTTAGGTACGCACAATGGGGGACTCAATGATTTCGATCCTGAGGGGGAGCAAGTCAGGTATCTCACCCATAGTCCAGTCAGTAGCAATTCGCTCAGCTATGAAAGTGTCTGGGGTATATCTCCCAGTAGAGATGGAGGGATCTGGGTAGGTACTGATGGTAAAGGGCTCAATTATTTGGATCCGAAAACGGGTAAGATCGAGCCTAAATATGAAGAGGAGCTAAAAAATAGAGCCATACTATGCGCATTTGAGGACAATCAATCCCGGTTATGGTTAGGTACCTACGAACACGGATTGTACATGATCGATGCCCAGGGTCATATTAGCAACTTCACTACCCGGAGTGCGAATTCAGAATTGATAGGGAATGATATACGTGTCGTTCATCAAACGCTAGAGGGTCAGATTCTTATTGGTGCTAATGGTGTCGGCCTTTACCATTTCGACGAAGAAAAAGAAGAGGTAGTAATGGTAGATGGAGGGTCTGGATTAGATATTCGTTCGATCATCAGCATCGACGAAAAGTTGATTTATCTCGGATCTTTCAGGAGTGGGTTTCTCAGAGCAGACAAAACACAAGGGGGCTGGCGAATAGAAAGAGTGAAGGTGCCTCAAATTGTAGGGCGAATGGTGATCAGCGATATCAAAAGATACAAAAGCAAGCTGCTTCTTGCTACTCGCGAAAATGGTCTTGTGACCTATGACATGCTTTCGGAGCAATTTGATTTTTTTCCTGACCAATCTCTTCTTAGAGATATTGCGGTATCAGGGGTCGCCCTGGATCGTCAGGGCAATGTCTGGTTGACTTCCAATTCAGGCATCTATTCATACAATTTTGATACAGATATAGTGACGCAGTTTGACGAAATGGATGGAGTGCAGCCAGGTCATTTCAATTATGGCTCATTATTTATATCAGATCAAGGTTATTTGGTAGCCGGTGGCATCCACGGAATGAATCTGTTTTACACAGAAGAACTACTCGAAGAGCCACCTATAGTGCCTGTTATCTTCAATGAACTCAAAGTACTCAATGAAAAAGTGACGCCCATTAACTCTGACTATTTTGAATCAGGTAAGAGCATTTTTCTGACAGACAAGGTGGTGCTCAGTCATACCGACAATGTGTTTTCGCTCAGTTATTCCATTCCGGGATTCAATATCGGAAAGCAAAACAAATTCGAATACAAGTTGGAGGGCTATGATACAGATTGGCAGACCAACAATGAAATCAATGAGGCCACCTATCGAAACGTGCCATTTGGGCATTACACCTTTCGAGTCAAGAGCATATATGATGATAAGATCAGCAATAGTCTGAAAGTAGAAGTGGCCACTCCCTTGTGGCGAACATGGGAAGCATACTTCTTGTTTATGCTGGTGATTGCCTTTTTGCTTTGGCGATTTATCAAGTTCAATAATGTACGGGTGGTATTGCGCCAGCAGTTAAAGTTCGAAAAGGAACTGAGGGAAAAGGACCATAATGTGATGCAGGAAAAACTTCGGTTTTACACTAATTTTTCTCATGAGCTAAAAACTCCCCTGACCTTGATACAAGGGCCTGTCAATGATCTGATCAAAAAAGAAAAGGACCCGGAACACCTCTATTACCTTCAATTGATCAAAAAGAATACTTCGATTTTGCTCAAGTTTATCGGCCGTATGCTTGAGTTCAGAAAAGTCGAAATGAACAAAACCATCTTCAATATTGGAAAACATGACTTGAACATTCTGGCACAGGAGGAGGCGGAGAGTTTTGGCTACCTGGCCAGAGAGAAGGGAATTCAATTCGGTTTTTACTCTGAAAACAATCTGAATGCCTGGGTGGATATAGAGAAAATTCAGATCGTGATGAATAACCTCCTATCCAATGCAATCAAATTTTCCGAATCGGGGAAGAAGGTGCAGTTTGGGGTATTTAAGGAAGAAGAGGTGTTCGTGATAGAGGTGAAAGATCAGGGGGAGGGTATTAATCCATCCGAAATTGACAATATATTTTCGCCTTTCTATCAGGCTAGCAATTCAGTGGGGTCCGGAGGAACGGGAATTGGCCTGGCTTTGAGCAAGAATTTTGTCGAGTCACATGGCGGAACCATTGAAGTCGAAAGTGGACGGGATGGGACCGTTTTTAGAGTGGAAATCCCTGTAGGTAAGGAGCATCTGGAAGGCAAGGATCATGTGCGCTTCATATCTTCTGAGCCTTCCGAACTACTAGAGATTGAAAAGATAGCGGAATCCTTTGTGATTGACGGTCGACAGGAGACCATAGGGGATGCAGATCGTGTCATGCTGGTGGTAGATGACAACAAGGACATATCCAGGTACATTAGTTCGCTGTTTTCCTCAGAGTTCAAAGTAATCTTGGCCGAAGACGGGATAGAGGCTTTCAATCAAGCGGTCAGCAGCATGCCGGATATCATCATCTCAGATATGATGATGCCAGGTTTAGATGGGATTGGGCTTTGTAAAAAGCTGAAACACAACATTGCTACCAGCCATGTCCCTATTATTTTGCTGACAGCCAAAAACTCCAACAAGTCTAAGATAGATGGCTTTGAGGTAGGTGCCGACGATTATATCACCAAGCCCTTTGACTCGGAGCTGCTGAAAGTACGGGTAGCCAATATTCTAAGCAGAAGAAAGCTGCTTCATCTCAAATACACTACTGGCGACTTGGTAGTTTCTAAAGATCAGCAGGTATCAAAAGAAGAGGAATTTGTATTGCATGTCGAAGCTACAATCATCTCTATGTTGAGTGCATCGGAGTTTAATGTGCCGGACCTATGTAAGGAGCTCGGGATGAGCCAGACTTCTCTTTATAGAAAGATTAAATCACTGACTGATGATTCTATCCAGGTTTTCATCCGTAAGATCAAAATTAAGCGAGCGGCTCACTTGCTGGTTTCAGAAGATTTGACCGTGGCAGAAGTTGCCATGGCGATGAACTTTTCTGACCTGAAATATTTCAGAAAATGCTTTAAGGAGCAGTTCGATATGACTCCTTCTGAATACAAAAATAGTCGAGTCGAAAACTCGCATACCATTTAG
- a CDS encoding nucleotidyl transferase AbiEii/AbiGii toxin family protein: MIPKPDIAQWQNHAPWKEFAQVEQDLVISRTLVEIFSDDFLKANLAIRGGTALHKLYLNPAPRYSEDIDLVQIQPGPIKPIMKRIGEVVTFFEEDRKTKIGGHGAKALYRFTSEYEEIRMRLKLEINCKEHFNILEWVDFPFEVRSEWFSGKTEIRTYNINELLGTKLRALYQRSKGRDLFDLNYARQNLELDFEKIIACFKEYITFATGNRPPSKKEFVLNIEEKENDADFTEDMEALLRSGISYNQAAAFEWLKTELIEKI, from the coding sequence ATGATTCCTAAGCCTGACATAGCACAATGGCAAAACCATGCTCCATGGAAGGAATTTGCTCAGGTAGAACAAGACCTAGTCATCAGTCGAACATTAGTAGAAATTTTCTCAGATGATTTTCTAAAGGCGAATCTTGCTATTAGAGGAGGCACAGCACTTCACAAACTGTACTTAAACCCTGCTCCAAGATACTCTGAGGATATTGACCTTGTTCAAATACAGCCTGGTCCTATTAAACCAATCATGAAAAGAATTGGTGAAGTAGTCACCTTTTTTGAAGAAGATAGAAAAACGAAAATTGGGGGGCATGGAGCTAAAGCTTTATATCGATTTACTTCAGAGTATGAAGAAATCAGAATGCGGCTAAAGCTTGAAATTAATTGCAAGGAACACTTCAATATTCTGGAATGGGTAGACTTTCCTTTCGAGGTTAGGAGTGAATGGTTTTCAGGGAAAACAGAAATAAGAACTTATAACATTAATGAACTTTTAGGAACAAAGCTACGAGCACTTTATCAACGAAGTAAAGGGCGTGATTTGTTCGATTTAAACTATGCTAGACAAAATCTAGAGTTGGACTTTGAAAAAATAATTGCATGCTTCAAAGAGTACATAACTTTTGCGACTGGAAACCGACCTCCAAGTAAAAAAGAATTCGTACTAAACATTGAAGAAAAAGAAAATGATGCTGATTTTACAGAAGACATGGAAGCATTATTGAGATCCGGCATATCATATAATCAAGCAGCCGCTTTTGAATGGTTAAAAACAGAATTAATTGAAAAGATTTAA
- a CDS encoding type IV toxin-antitoxin system AbiEi family antitoxin domain-containing protein, giving the protein MNAKEFIKHLLSIESYSFSLEEIAKNTDGEGTSLKFELARLIEKREIVNFRKGFYLIIPPRYSKQGKIPIQLYAEKLFKSLNRNYYLGFYTAAKFHGASHQQSQQEYVMIEKPKMGDIKKKELKIRFFTASKWSNINIQERKSDAGIFKISSPALTSVDLIHHQSKLGGINRMLAVLEELSEEINQDDIKNLLTWYPHKSTLQRLGFILEEMQVDETLTQPIWEHLKTNKYFPVLLSPKTNQKAGAVDNRWKVDVNIKMDSDL; this is encoded by the coding sequence GTGAACGCTAAAGAATTCATCAAGCATCTTTTGTCAATTGAGAGTTATTCCTTTTCTCTTGAAGAAATAGCAAAAAATACTGATGGAGAAGGAACTTCACTAAAATTTGAACTTGCCAGATTAATAGAAAAACGAGAAATAGTAAACTTTAGAAAAGGGTTCTATTTAATTATACCACCTAGATACTCAAAACAAGGAAAAATCCCTATCCAATTATACGCTGAAAAGCTTTTCAAAAGCTTGAATCGCAATTACTATTTGGGGTTTTATACCGCAGCAAAATTTCATGGAGCCAGTCATCAACAATCTCAACAAGAATATGTGATGATAGAAAAGCCCAAAATGGGTGACATCAAAAAAAAGGAATTAAAAATTCGGTTTTTCACTGCTTCTAAGTGGTCAAACATAAATATTCAAGAAAGAAAATCGGATGCAGGGATTTTCAAAATCTCCAGCCCAGCCCTCACATCTGTTGACTTAATTCATCATCAATCCAAATTGGGAGGGATCAATAGGATGTTAGCTGTTTTGGAAGAACTATCGGAAGAGATAAATCAAGATGATATTAAAAATCTCTTAACCTGGTACCCACATAAAAGCACCTTACAAAGACTTGGTTTCATACTGGAAGAAATGCAAGTAGACGAGACATTGACTCAGCCTATTTGGGAACATCTAAAAACAAATAAATATTTTCCAGTATTGCTCTCTCCAAAAACAAATCAGAAAGCTGGAGCGGTTGACAACAGGTGGAAGGTGGATGTAAACATTAAAATGGATAGTGACTTATGA
- a CDS encoding HigA family addiction module antitoxin, with the protein MEKLPNIHPGEVLSEEFLKPLGITAYRLSKDLGIPQTRVSEILKRNRRITADTALRLSQYFGTSPKFWLGLQDDFDIEEESKAKAKEFAAIEKITTAQ; encoded by the coding sequence ATGGAAAAGCTACCGAACATACATCCTGGTGAAGTTCTCTCGGAAGAGTTTCTGAAACCATTGGGAATTACGGCTTACAGACTTTCAAAAGACCTTGGTATCCCTCAGACACGAGTGAGTGAGATATTGAAAAGGAACCGACGAATTACGGCTGATACTGCTTTGAGATTGAGTCAATACTTTGGAACATCTCCCAAATTCTGGCTTGGACTTCAAGACGATTTTGACATTGAGGAAGAATCAAAGGCCAAAGCAAAGGAATTTGCGGCGATAGAGAAAATAACGACAGCCCAATAG
- a CDS encoding type II toxin-antitoxin system RelE/ParE family toxin, with translation MILSFGSKETEKVWNGERVKKWPLEIQTVGRRKLRMLNNSPNIADLRIPPSNRLEKLSGNLKDFYSIRINDQWRIIFIWEDGNTQEVEIIDYH, from the coding sequence ATGATTTTATCTTTTGGTTCTAAGGAGACTGAGAAAGTATGGAACGGGGAACGAGTGAAAAAGTGGCCCCTGGAAATTCAGACTGTAGGAAGAAGAAAGCTAAGAATGCTTAATAACTCCCCGAACATAGCTGATTTAAGGATTCCTCCTTCAAACAGACTTGAGAAATTAAGCGGGAACCTGAAAGATTTTTATAGCATCAGAATTAATGATCAATGGCGGATAATATTCATCTGGGAAGATGGAAATACCCAAGAAGTTGAGATTATTGATTATCACTAA
- a CDS encoding sterol desaturase family protein, which translates to MEEFISQLPTPLEILMDPVSVVVYVIFGGLMLWETFFPARQLPKIKFWKLKGVGFFMVYLLFTTYIPLVWDDFFASYQLLDFSTMNLWLQVLLGVFLFELVQYGWHISMHKSDFLFRVSHQIHHSAERLDVPSSFMFSFNDMIGVSLVGSVSFALIMGLSPQAITIVILVLTFMGIFQHANINTPRWLGYIIQRPESHTVHHAKGVHAHNYTDLPIIDMLFGTFKNPKSYEHETGYYLGASGRLWDMLRFKDVTSPKKE; encoded by the coding sequence ATGGAAGAATTCATTTCACAATTACCAACACCGTTAGAGATCCTAATGGATCCAGTTTCTGTCGTCGTATATGTCATTTTCGGCGGACTAATGCTCTGGGAAACCTTTTTTCCCGCCAGGCAGCTACCCAAAATTAAATTTTGGAAGCTTAAAGGAGTGGGCTTTTTTATGGTCTATTTGCTTTTCACTACTTACATACCTTTGGTATGGGATGACTTTTTTGCCTCTTATCAGTTGTTGGATTTCAGCACAATGAACTTGTGGCTTCAGGTGTTATTAGGCGTATTCTTATTTGAACTAGTTCAATATGGGTGGCACATTTCAATGCATAAGTCTGATTTTCTGTTTCGGGTATCCCATCAAATTCACCACAGCGCTGAAAGGTTGGATGTACCCAGCTCGTTTATGTTCAGCTTCAACGACATGATCGGGGTGTCTTTGGTAGGGTCTGTAAGCTTTGCACTAATTATGGGACTTTCGCCACAGGCCATTACCATTGTTATTCTTGTACTCACATTTATGGGTATTTTTCAGCATGCGAATATTAACACACCGAGATGGCTGGGTTACATTATTCAACGTCCGGAAAGCCATACCGTTCATCATGCCAAAGGTGTCCATGCACATAACTACACGGATTTGCCAATCATAGATATGCTTTTTGGGACGTTTAAAAACCCTAAATCTTACGAGCATGAAACAGGGTACTATCTGGGAGCCTCCGGTCGATTATGGGACATGTTGCGGTTCAAAGATGTAACTTCACCAAAGAAAGAATAA